The region CGTGATAtgttgaagaagatggagatttagaagaaaaaggaaaaataaaagaaaaggaatTAGAATTAgagataatttatttttaaaagaaaaaaatatgacaTGGCATCCTATAGCATCCTAGTGGCACACACTGTCAGGTCCACCTCATTAATAAGGTCCACATAGGCAACGTCTGTTAGCAATTGGACGGTAGGCAACGTCTGTTAGCAATTGGACGGTAGGGACCCAATTGTCACAAATTGATCTTTCGTGTACCAAAATCGCTccttttaaacaaaggggatcAAAATTGCACAGGGGCTTAAaatcagggacgaaaagtgcaattaagcctttggTTTATTCAAGACTAAGAAATAGCGTGTAATTGGACAGCATAAATGAACACAGCTAAGAACTTTTTCTTTGCAAGGCTGCACTGATAAGCTTGCTTCATTTTTCTTACTAGAACAGGTTTATAACACTAACAATTCATACTAGAAGAACAAGTCTAATAAAACAATCATTAAACTGCCAACAAAAAATTGTGCAAAGAAACATTTACTGTATCCTGGCTGCCTTCAACATAACATCTCACTCATGGCTTTGAGACATGAGGAGTAGATGGGCTTGTTCACCCAAGAAGTAAAAAATCCACAACTATTGGGACTAGAAATATATACATAGAATGAAGAAACCACAGAGCACCAACTGCCTATCCAACAAGTAGGCATGCAGATTTCTCCAGGCTCCTAAAATCCACAAGTTTAAACCCAAAATTGAACCGGATTTTCAATCACTATGTCGCGTCAGGGTCATCTTCATAATCAAAATCTTGTTCACTAGAAGCCCTTGCTCTCTTTGCATCTCTTGGCGCacctcttcctttctttggtTTACCCCTATGGCAGACAAAAGAATTTTTAGCTTACAACATGTATTTTTTACATCTTTGCCAAGACTTGTGGAACAGATTTCCGTAAATTAAGCAATTGCTTAAGTCAACAAGATTAAAGCAAAATCATATTAGTTCAGTGCTTACTGTCCATTTGCATAAATTCCACCACCCTTTGAACGACCAGGACCAAAATCTGATCTTCCATCTGTGAGATAAACAGAAATACAATGAATGGGCAATGAAGTCAATGCCAGGAAAGTCATCAAAATGCTCACTTATAGGAACTCACCATCTCGTCCAGCAGCAAGCTCTTCTGCCTAGAGGAAACATATGAAGAAAATAAAGGTCACAGTTCAGAAATAACCTAGTTGTGCATACAAACCTTTAATAAATGGAGTAGTGCATCATGAGTCATGATTCATGACTAAACAGAGTTGGAGGAAAGTAAAAAACGAAAGATTCATGTAACGGAAGGGGTGTTAAGTGGGTGGATTGGTGGAAGGTTCATATGCCCAGTAAAGGATCCAGAATTGGACCGTATGGAGATCGGTTTTGCTAACTTGAACTCAGATACATCCCATCCAACACAAAAACTGCTATTATTTCTCAATAAATGATTGGATTTTGATGATCTTGAGTTTAAAGATAACTAATATTTACTCCTCCAATATGGTAATAACACTGGGCAAAGTCGAAATCAAATGACAGGACATGACTCATGTAAAGCATTTAACTTCTCTTCTGTCCGTGGGAAATAAACTTCTCATCATATATAACCAAGACTTCAAGTACTTCTTGTATCAAACACCAAATATACAGAACAATCATAAATGAGATCCAAGAGGAAAATCTATGCTATTATTGTTTTTAAATTccacaaaaaaaagaaaaaaaaaaaacctctgaAATGCTTTATATTCCAAGTTGATTAAAATGGCGCCATCATATTAGCCATTCTTCGCCAAACTCATAATTGGGCTCTAATGATTGATGGGATTATTTCAAGGTAGCACAGAATTACAGATGTATTGCAGTCCaaaaaaattggaaaatgaTGCTCCAACCCGTTTTAACTGTATCTTCGTAAGATTAACATATTAATAATGCCAAAAATCAAGAATCACACAAAAGTATTACTACCACTTTTAATAAGgatgtaaaaagtaaaaactgcATAAGAAATGAACAGTTATGAAGCTATCTTCAATTCTTCCTAGAGCTAGTCACTCATATTACCTAGTGCTCACTATTGGACAtcttttttcagtttttctATTCCTATTTAGATGCTAATACTGAATATCAAAAACACACCGCTGGCGAAGTCACTGAAGATAATGAAAAGAGTCTATCTTCGGGCTGAAACTTTCTAGACCGCTTCAAGCTGCCATGAAGAAAATAGATTCACCAGTCAAACAAACCATAAACAAGAAAACAGCATGTCATTAACTAAGGATGAATAGAGGCACACAGCTATACAAAACTATTTATTTTTACATGCAACTCAGATGTGTAGACATAATTGTTCAGGCTATTCATTATGCTTACAGCTGCACCCTATGGGCTGCACTTGCTTCACATTATTTCAGACAATTCTACTCCCTCATCTAAAATCTTGGAAAGATTCAATTACTAATGCATATAGGCAAGTCTCAGCAAGATATCACTGTCTGGGGCACTTCTTTAGCAATCAATATCAACATAAGAAACAAAACTCATGAGTTCGCTTTCCCCAACCGTCAATGAATAAAAATCACAGGAAGACCCAAAGAAATCCCTAATAACTAAGGTTTATGATCAAGTATAGCAGATCGTACACCTGAAAGATGCCATGACTAATGATTACCCACCCTATTTTCATTAGGACTATCAAAATCTATGATTCTGACAAAATATGGATGATATTATTTGTTCTCAGCAGAAATGAAACATCCTTTAGAAACGACACGGACTGACAGAACATGTTGTTTCCTTATGAGACATCAAGATAGGGAGGACAAAACTTATATAAGTATTTAAGAGATAAAGAAAGGTATAAAGAAGGAATTTATACAGAGCAGTGTTCTTTGATGAAGATAGGAACCCTTCAAATCCTTTTAATACATTGCCACACTGTCCGGGATCTTGTAAATAACTTGTCTCCATATCATAAACCTGCATCAGTGGAAAAAATGTAATCTACTGCTATAGAACAAGTGATTTGTGTGAAAATGAATCAGTAAGTATTATTGACTCACCTGTATGTTTATATACAGGTAATTTACATCACACATTTCAACCTAATCTGAATTACATTTGTTAACTGATTTAGTTAACTGTCTAACTGAACACATAACAGTCCTAACTAACTAGTAACTGCATTTTAGCATGCCCAATTAAACAAGAAACCTCAGTCCAATAGAATTTAAAATTATGTGAATCTAAGAGGATAAATTGATAAACCCAGATGGTAATATAGACAAAGGTACCTGCTTTTCAATGTTACGAAGCTCCTCGTGAAGCTTGTGTCTCTTACTAAGCAGGGTAGCCAACATTGCTGACGGGTTCAGCGTACCCTTTTGCCCTAAAACAAGATCATCAAGGGTTACGAATAGCAACGCAGAATTGTATAATCGGTTCAATAACGAGGATAAAAGATCAATTCGATTCTCGTGTAACAAAATTAAAGGGCTATTACCTTCTGATTCCATATTCGCGCGAAGGATTGATTTGGCGAGTCCGGACGAGGAAACCCTAAATCCCCAATTTTCGTTTGGTTTACTCTGTTTCAATGTGACTGTGTTTTAGGCGCGTTCTTCTGCAGTCAATTTTTTCACGAACAGAAGGACTAACCAAACGTGATACGCCACGTCAGCCAATgcattttaaaagtgatttagtattttttatttttttatccttTAGAATTAAGTAAAAGTgatttaaaaataagaaataatcCGCCATCAAAATTATATCTTTCACTTAGAACTTcatgttttttattatttatcactcatcaataatttttaatattttaaaataaaaaatataaataatcacactttaaaaatataataagtcTATATTCACACTCTTCATCACATACATGCAAGAAAAATGGAAGAAATGAGAGACACGATACATgatataatactccctccgttccttattaactgcccactttgaagaaaaaaaatttgttcttatatatctgtccacttagagtttcaagagagtattaaatgatgttttttcaaGAAAGACCCTTGCAGGAACAAaaaatgaggaaagataatatacattttaaagggtgaaataggaaatcaaataatacttttatgaaaagtaacaaaattaattgcacttcttaatatgtgtttcttctcttcctagacagttaaataggaacggagggagtataatatagaaagaagagaaagatataagaaaaaaaaatgtgttgaaaTGTGATGCAAGAAAAAATAGAATGTGAATGAATTAAAACGCTTTCTTAATTTATCCCACAATTTTTCGTTTCTTGTCTTTGTTTATTCATATCACCACTGAAGGATCGAACCGTAAACTACATGTTTATCGAGTCCAACCATCTATTTGGTGTGCTACATCTATTTCTTAAATTACAAATAACCATAAGTTTAGTATGTGTATAATACTATCTtccgatataaaaaaaagtatgtGTATAATACTACTCCATCAACAAAAGGAGGTGAGTACCGGGGTAATATTACATGCGAATTTAAGAAAGTAAATTCCAGATTTCAAAAAGAATTAAAATCAAAATTCCAATTCCCGAAACAAAGTAACGTGAAGCAGCTCCACGTTCAAAATGGCACATATGTAATAAAATGGCATCACACTGTCCATTTACGTCACAACGCAAGCTTCTATTTATACCTTCAAAAAACTCGCAGCTGGCTCAACACTGAAAAAGGGAATGGCCAAGTCACCTTCGCTACCTTTCTTCATGATCTCCGCCGTCGCCACCATTCTACTGGCGGCGAGTATGGTGGTCGCCGGCGGGGACAGCCTCATGGCGACAGGGTGGGTAACGGGCCCACACTGCAAGGGCTCCATCGCTGAGTGCCTGGAAGGTGAAGAAGGTGAGGAGTTCGAGCTGGATTCCGAGATCAACCGGCGCATCTTAGCTGATACTCGCTACATCAGCTACGGCGCTTTGCGGAAGAACACCGTCCCGTGCTCTCGACGCGGCGCTTCCTACTACAATTGCCGACCAGGGGCTCAGGCTAACCCTTACAACCGTGGTTGCAGCGCCATTGCAAGGTGCCGGGGCGGTTAAacttcaatttctttttttctttttttgtttaaattggTCATTGTGGTTCACTGTAGTTGTAATTGTGAGAATTGATGAATATACAATCAATGCTTCTGAATAATAATACTGCTATTTAATTTGGATTTGATTGTTTGTGTAAAATGGGGTCAAAATTAAGTCAACTTGGTCTCTTCTTCACTGTTCTTCTGTCATGTTCTGTGTTACTCAGACACTGAATCTGAGTGGGCGAGGAAAAAACAGTGACAGTGTCATTGTATTGGTGATGGGTATCAGCAATATTAATGGTCTCGTGTTTTCGACTTTTGAAAGTCTACTACTGCTGCTACTGTGCAAAATTGGTCAAatgtgtttctttttttttcttctatttataatTCCCCTAAATTCAACTGGGTTTCATTTATGAGTAATTTGGGTTCATAACATTGCAATTTCATTACTGCTCGATTAGTTAACAATTGGATGAGATAAAACTCGCTTGTGGCTGTCTCAGCTACTAACACAGTGTCCACTTAGTTGTGGAACCTTCCAATCGCCTTCTGAAAATATTGAGCTAATAGTCTTTTTGGCGGATCAAAACGGCTTTTGTTAGTGCTTTGCTAAGATAGGCTAAACGTTTACATCCTTCAATTCACTTTCCATGCTAGCcttaaagcataaataaaaattttTTAAGTTTGAAGTTGAACTTTGAatattttgttggattgaggaaacttttatttcaaaattgaaGGCATAAAGGAAAAGGTTGGAGTGAAATAGTGAAGTGAGAAACGAATAAAGTGGCAAGTTTTAAAGGGGTAGCGGGGTATATGCGTGAAATGTGCAAGGGAATCATCCTTTCCCACCATGAAATGTGGTTATATGTTTTAAGGAAGAGGACTTTTGGCTTTTTGGGTTTGTTTTGTTGTGAGGAAGGTGTATCTCAATATGAGAAAGTTCAGGtcttagaaagaaaagaaagtgaaTTATAGGTCATCAAGGATATGAAGCAaaagtagtagtagtagtaacTAGTAACCATCCTTAATTTGAAAATTCCTTGTGCAcccaaaaaagaagaaaattacaGAAGTAGCTAGATGTTAAAAAATGCAAAAGAATAGacagttttatttatttatcttggAGGGAAAAAATGAGCAGATAGATTAATAGAAAAGTAAAAGTTGCCGCCTTGCCggcttgaaattttttttatgggGGGAATTAATTAGAGTTGTCAATTATATGCTATTTttctactccctccggtcctttttataagaaacattttggagatttttcttggtcctttttataagaaacactcttataaaattaagtcaaataatcaatACCAATGCAAAGGGAATTATTCCCAATACAAAAATATGGAGGGAAATTGCAAGCACTCAATAGGTATgatcaacatttatggtaattagtatgattgttcttgtaaaaaggaaaaaaacatcattgaaattaagcatagtagttaattttataaaaaatattagtttccttagtttgtgtgattttgtccaagtttttcttataaaaagaactggagggagtattatttaGCAGTTGGTTACTTGTCAATGGAAGGTTCCATTACATTCCAATATGAATACCCTTTTCTAAGGCATTCCCAATTTTAAAGGCAAAGAGTGGCCCCCTTGGGGAACCGTAGGTTCTTTTCTTCTATACATTATGGCCCCCACACATGATTTCCATATCTTTTTCAAAAATCTTAAGTTGGTAACAAGGTTTCATTAGCTTTGTTTACAGTCATCAAGATGTGAGATTCTATGGATCACTAAAGCCCTGAAATTGTTAATTAAGCAACTTGTTAATTGATCTTTGCACATGATAGTTCATAatcatataataatattaacaaCGTAACATTTCGGAATTAGCTGTGTAATTCACTTTCTGGGATTCGCATGTTTAAAGAAAGATTAAATAGAGACTAGTTGTGACTTATGGTCAACATTTGTTTACCACTTGAGCAAAAAAATGAGTCATATTCGCTACTCAAGGAATCACATACCAATATCTGGTTTACATTGCATATATTGTCGAATATTTGACATTCCTTCACACGTCTCTGACCTTGAGTTCAAAGGATCATATGATCTTGTTACGCAAAGTTACACCGACATGGGTTAATGCCACAATTTTGTTGCACATTAATACGTAGACTATTGGTAGTAGTTGTAAAAAAACAAGATAAAGACGACAACAACCACCTTATCTCACTCAAGGCATCCATGTCCTTTCAAAGTTTGGACCATTCATACATTTACCTGAAAAAACATATTTCTCTTAATTAACACCAACCTTGAGGAAATGGCATTCCGTAAATGCTCTATTTTACAACCATTTTTGCCTTTCATAAACATGATGCATATTATGGTCCCACTCAATGTACAAATGGTACGTTGCCTTTTGTTGTTTGACTTTGAAAAATAACGTTGGAAAAAAAGATTCCATTGCCGGGAATCGAACCCGGGTCTCCTGGGTGAAAGCCAGATATCCTAACCGCTGGACGACAATGGAATTGATGATGGTTTTCACTacttaatatataatatattaatatgcgATTTATTACGAATGAAGATTTCGTGAATCCagcaaattaaataataatttgggCCAAGAATTTCTCGCATAATGGATATGGGCTAGGTTATAGAAGATTGGGCTATGCCTTAGTTTAGTAACATTGGCCCATAAACCATTTGGTAATTGTTTTTATCGCTCGTTTggaaaacatatatatatttggtaaTTGTTGATGTAGAAAACAAGTTAAAAGGAAAATCTATTTAAGTTTCTCAATTTCTTCGATTGTTGTTTGTTTTCAGTGAATCTATTCCATTCGATTATCCGACATGGTAGAGGATatgagcttcaaagatgatcAGCTAGCGAGCATGACCAACGGCGACATCGTCAGAGCCCCTTGTCTTCTCGACAAGGAGAACATCAGGGAGAATCAGGAGAAGATTAAGCTCAATAAACAGTTGCCATTCCTCGTTGCCAACATGGTCAAGGTTGCTTGCTCTATACTCTTTAGGTtctatatttgaaatttttagAGACTTTTTAGTGATGAATTTTTTCTAGTTGCTAATGACATGATAATTATTTGTATTTTAGATATTGGAAATGAACCCAGAAGTTGAAGCGGATGAAGATGGTGCCAATATTGATCTTGATTCACAAAGGAAAGGCAAATGTGATGTGCTAAAGACATCTACTAGACAGGTGACATTGACTATTTCATAAAATTTTGAAAGGGGATAAAGATGTTTTGACATTTCAATATATGTTATTCCTATATCAAATTCTTTTTGTTTCCAATTGTAGGTGAACCATGAGGACTTCAATAAAGGCATCATTCAAGTCCAAGCAAAGAAGAAAGCAAGCCTAAATTATTACGCATAGGCTGGATTCTGGAACAAGCTATTTTCACTTCTCTCAAGCCAATGGAAAATTTCATATGATGCTTGACATTTGTTTGCTGTTTCCATATTTAAGCCATACAGTTCCTCAGAATCATCTGTTAGAGACACAATTTGGTCGTCAATTTCATAGGCTTTTGATAGAAATTTCATCTGCTTGCAATATTTAAGTCCTGTTGATCGAATTTCGCAATTCTCTATGATGAATGACTCATGAAACAATTAACATCCGTGGACTAGAGCAAGGCTGTAAACCGAATCTAATTTAACACGTGAGATGATTGAGTTCAATACAACAATCAAGTTGTACAAGCTGTATTCATATGTAGTAATCATGTGAGGATTGTCACAACCCTGTTACATCGTCAGCTACAAAGTCATATAATACCAGTTCAACAACTGCTAGGTACAAACTCTGTACTCTTTTAATGCAGAAATACTCTCTTCTAAGCTCGAGGAAAAGCTTGACGAAACATTAAACATGCACTTTAGAATCAGTGAAAATTATCAACAATCCAAAAGGACACCTCTGAGATTATGGAAGCAGGTTCCCGGGAATATTGATGCTAAAAATGGATATTTGACATTTGTTACAAGATTAGCAATTCAGATTCTTAAGTATCAATCATTCTTAGGAGTGCAATAACATCAATTTTCCTTTCATTTCATTCTCATCAAATAGGTTGAGAATTTATATTCCCTCAAAAAATGAGTTACTACTTTGAACCTACTTCTCACTTTCAACATTCTATCACTTTCAATTAATACTAGTCCTTTCTTATAATCTTGAACACCCCAACTTGCGCATCTGATGTTTTTACCACACATATACTGTGCCTAATTCGTTAATTACCTTCCTCACGTTTTCACTCAACATACACTTTGTGCCTAATTCGTTACATTCATTTACCTTGTCATCATCACCTTTTTTTACTGCAAActtgtttgtttttctctttatttgCCAATGAACTGAGAGGTTCATCAAGATAACAATAGAACTTAATTTCGCAAATAAAACAATAGAACTTAATTAATTTGgcaaataaaacacaaaaataacTAGCAGACATGTTACTGGGTTAAATCACTATATGACAATTTGTTCCACACATAACAACCAAACGATAAaccatttaaaaaatcaaactcTTGAAACAACCTAAATATAACATAATGAGCTCATAAAGCCCGATTAGTATCTAAAGACCAAAACCCAGAAACACAAGGATTCCACATCACGAACAAAGCCTAAACCATGTGTTCAGCACTTGATCTCCTTCAACCCATGGGCAAAGTAGATGAAAGTTGGATCAGTGGCACCTTCCTTGTAGTATGCAAAGACCAGGCTTCCATCATCGTGCATGCTCTCCCCAACAAAACTGCCACATCAAATCTCAATCAGTAAGGATTATTTATGCATAACGAAAGCAACCAAATAACTATGTAAAGAAATAGGGAATTCAAAAGTGGACCATAATAAAAACTAGAACAcaaatgaaccatgtttttacTACTAGTATTATTTAAGTACATACTATTTACAATATGTTCTTTACGTGCTAAAAATTAATTTGCAGAGAAACTATTTTAACTTATGAACCAAAATTTTCTTGGTCCAAAGGAGAATTCAGATTCTCTACGGCCTCTACAACCAATAAATCACCATAAACTcttcaatttaaaaaattattttggagGGGCTATAGAGAATCTATGTTGGAGAGGGGATCCAAATTGGCCTATAATGAATTTAGATTCTCCACAGGCCCTATTGCCTGAAGCCAATAAATCATCGTAAACTATCatatcaaaatataataaaaccaAAGAAGTAGAAAGATAATGAAGCACCACATACAATTGGAGGTCACTGAGCTTTGAGAGTAGGAACTTAGTTGCTCCCTCAATGTGCTTCTTAAACAACTCTTGCTTCTCTGCCTCTAACTTGGGTGTCAGCAATTTAATATATCTCTTCACAAATGTGACAAATTGTTTCTTATCAAAAGGAGGTTGctcctggaaaaaaaaaaagaaaaaaattatttgtactGACTGCATAAGATGTCAACAAATGGTTAACTAGAAATAAGAAATGCTATATACCTGAAGCCTAAAAGTGTCAACAATATCAACTACTTTGACAGTTTGGTCATCAACACCTTCATCCTCATCTCCACCCTCTGCAGAAGGGTTAGCACCAATATCTACATCCAATGCACCTTGAACGACCCACTGCAGAAAGCCACATTGCCCAACAAAGTTGAGGTATGATTCATTGGTGAGCCACAAAAACATGAGAAATAAAGCATGCAAAGAAAAGAAACACATGATTCAAATTATAGAAATCATGCCTAACCTTTCCTTCCACTTCCCACAGGATTCCATTCTCAATTTCCTTGTAGGGGAATGAGTCAGAGAGAAGCTCATCACCTAAAAATTCATCAAAATAATGAAGTTCATAAGTTGAAGCATTTTAATATGATCATATGAACATGATCTAGCCACGGTAATTGCAATGTGATTTTACAGTCACATGTTCAAGTTGCGAAATAACAGACCGTCTACATTTTGATCTACAAAGTGGATTCAGCCCCTCTCGGGACATTGGACCCTCTTTAGACATGTTGGACATAGCAAGAGCTTTATAGCATCGACTTACCCTTTTTTAGATGAAcaatgatttatttattttttttggttaaaagaTGAACAATGATTTACTCACTTAATCCTTATCTCAACCAATAGAAATAATCTTAGATCTTAACATTATCTCCAACTAGCAATCATACTAACTAAAAATCATACAATTTAGGTAACATCATCCTTAAGGTTAAAAACAACTAGTGTGCACTTCCTCACAAAATCAGAAAATTGCACTTTTGCCAAAATCACAAATacaacaaatatatatatatatatatatatatatattatttgaaatTAGACCAACAAGTTCTATTGTAATTTTGAATAATTATGGAAGTCTCTTCCAAATCCAAAGCTAAGTTAACAAGAAGCGTTCAGGGTTCACCCCTAGAGAACACACAAACAACTCTGTATTCGTTAAAAAGGTTCAAActactctgttttttttttttctccttctgcTATCTTAAATCACAATTGTGGCAAATACAACAATTTCAAGCTTGAAAATTgtataaaattaaatgattttAGCGTTCATCAAGGAAACAACTAACAACAAGGCTAAGATATCCAAAACTACACAATAACACAAAACAGGGGagggaaaaaagaaaaggaaaagaatcTCAATTGGGTTGCAAAGGAAAAGATAAAAGGGTTGTAGATGAAAGCTTTACCTGTAAGAAGATCCTGGTAGACAAGCATGGTTGCAGTTGTTGTTGTTCTCTGCTTCAAAACACAGAAACCAAAATCTAATTCGAAAATTataggaagaagagagagagaacaGAGTTTATGAAGGTGGTGAGGGAATTTCGGGAAAACAGAGACGGTGAGATTTTATAGAAAAACAGAGAGAGTTTAAGGGAGAGTGGGATTCCTGATATTTAGATTGCAATCATATATAGTTCCTGATTTTTCTCCAGAGTTCTTCTGattctaaatttatttttactaaACTTTTGTTATTTTTACTAGATATGATCatgatcatatttttttttttaaatccatgaTCATAtctattattttaattt is a window of Lotus japonicus ecotype B-129 chromosome 5, LjGifu_v1.2 DNA encoding:
- the LOC130720711 gene encoding uncharacterized protein LOC130720711 isoform X1, producing the protein MESEGQKGTLNPSAMLATLLSKRHKLHEELRNIEKQVYDMETSYLQDPGQCGNVLKGFEGFLSSSKNTALLKRSRKFQPEDRLFSLSSVTSPAKSLLLDEMMEDQILVLVVQRVVEFMQMDRVNQRKEEVRQEMQREQGLLVNKILIMKMTLTRHSD
- the LOC130720711 gene encoding uncharacterized protein LOC130720711 isoform X2, coding for MESEGQKGTLNPSAMLATLLSKRHKLHEELRNIEKQVYDMETSYLQDPGQCGNVLKGFEGFLSSSKNTALLKRSRKFQPEDRLFSLSSVTSPAAEELAAGRDDGRSDFGPGRSKGGGIYANGQGKPKKGRGAPRDAKRARASSEQDFDYEDDPDAT
- the LOC130718252 gene encoding protein RALF-like 33, producing MAKSPSLPFFMISAVATILLAASMVVAGGDSLMATGWVTGPHCKGSIAECLEGEEGEEFELDSEINRRILADTRYISYGALRKNTVPCSRRGASYYNCRPGAQANPYNRGCSAIARCRGG
- the LOC130721518 gene encoding translationally-controlled tumor protein homolog; translated protein: MLVYQDLLTGDELLSDSFPYKEIENGILWEVEGKWVVQGALDVDIGANPSAEGGDEDEGVDDQTVKVVDIVDTFRLQEQPPFDKKQFVTFVKRYIKLLTPKLEAEKQELFKKHIEGATKFLLSKLSDLQFFVGESMHDDGSLVFAYYKEGATDPTFIYFAHGLKEIKC